The Centroberyx gerrardi isolate f3 chromosome 19, fCenGer3.hap1.cur.20231027, whole genome shotgun sequence genome has a segment encoding these proteins:
- the fam8a1a gene encoding protein FAM8A1: MAATTTSHGRRDATENEGKQPQTSATTEYCAKLQQWMWQYYWGYANWQSWMSLSAFPFPPPCSFPPPGTSTQTPGAPATAPGVGQQGFDTRNWYNYPYPFSFPAPPNTGGAQTEQTSAATPTPNDARPAQQLNGNPPQAGREYTIPSPLHRFLAETVDFFILFCVKATIVLWIMHLSGMKDIAKFITHFIVEEIDENTSMEDLQKMMAVALVYRVLVCFYEIICIWGAGGATPGKFLLGLRVVTCDTSTLVRPNRVLVVPASNVSLSASTVRALNKNFSIAFLFPVFITLLFFQHNRTVYDIVAGTIVVQRRGGR; the protein is encoded by the exons ATGGCTGCGACTACTACGAGTCACGGTCGGCGTGATGCCACTGAAAATGAGGGAAAGCAACCGCAAACCAGCGCAACCACGGAATACTGCGCTAAGTTGCAGCAGTGGATGTGGCAGTATTACTGGGGCTATGCAAACTGGCAGAGCTGGATGTCTCTGTCAGCTTTCCCTTTCCCCCCGCCGTGCAGTTTCCCTCCCCCGGGGACAAGCACTCAGACACCGGGTGCACCTGCTACGGCCCCCGGCGTTGGCCAGCAGGGTTTTGATACCCGCAACTGGTACAACTACCCGTATCCGTTCAGTTTCCCTGCGCCCCCTAATACGGGTGGTGCCCAGACGGAGCAGACTTCAGCTGCCACCCCGACGCCTAACGATGCCCGGCCAGCCCAGCAGCTGAATGGGAATCCACCTCAGGCAG GACGGGAGTACACCATCCCCTCTCCCCTGCACAGATTCCTAGCTGAGACGGTGGACTTCTTTATCCTGTTTTGCGTGAAGGCCACCATCGTGCTGTGGATCATGCATCTGAGTGGGATGAA GGACATTGCCAAATTCATCACCCACTTCATAGTGGAGGAGATAGATGAGAACACGTCCATGGAGGACCTGCAGAAGATGATGGCTGTAGCTCTGGTCTACAGGGTGCTGGTGTGCTTCTATGAG ATAATCTGTATCTGGGGGGCAGGCGGAGCCACACCGGGGAAGTTCCTGCTGGGCCTGCGGGTGGTGACATGCGACACATCCACTCTGGTCCGACCCAACCGCGTCCTGGTGGTCCCAGCATCCAATGTGTCCCTCTCTGC CTCCACAGTACGGGCGCTGAATAAGAACTTCTCCATCGCCTTCCTCTTTCCAGTCTTCatcaccctcctcttcttccaacACAACAGGACTGTCTATGACATTGTAGCAGGAACCATCGTGGTCCAGCGGAGGGGCGGCAGAtag